A single window of Paenibacillus sp. SYP-B4298 DNA harbors:
- a CDS encoding MBL fold metallo-hydrolase codes for MITRLPVKLTLRSAGSCLHPEALTLRGGTLRPVEFPAGYACIEHPLHGMILFDTGYSSRFFAETARLPASLYRHITPVRYEDRQGAASQLLAAGIEPEQVQYVVLSHFHADHIGGVRDFPQAQFIYASAAYEAVRQLRGLRAVRAGFLPGLLPDDFARRSLPFSDGEAVECFDADFPLQRGWDLLGDGSLLAVMLPGHAAGMIGLFVSDTQHDYLLCADAVWSSRAYREQRLPHPLAGLIMSSRRDYQRSFALLTELHQRYPRLRIVPSHCREALAAWGSEQSE; via the coding sequence ATGATCACCCGTCTTCCTGTCAAGCTGACGCTGCGGTCAGCCGGCTCCTGCCTCCATCCCGAGGCGCTAACCTTGCGCGGCGGTACACTGCGCCCTGTAGAGTTCCCGGCAGGCTATGCCTGTATCGAGCATCCACTGCATGGGATGATTCTATTCGACACGGGCTATAGCTCTCGCTTCTTCGCAGAGACGGCGCGGCTGCCAGCTTCGCTATATCGTCATATTACGCCTGTCCGCTATGAGGATCGGCAAGGCGCAGCCAGCCAGCTCCTCGCTGCTGGCATCGAGCCGGAGCAAGTGCAGTATGTGGTGCTCTCACATTTCCATGCCGACCACATCGGCGGCGTCCGCGACTTCCCGCAGGCGCAATTCATCTATGCTTCCGCCGCTTATGAGGCAGTGCGCCAGCTTCGCGGGCTGCGCGCTGTACGTGCGGGATTTCTGCCTGGTCTGCTGCCGGATGATTTTGCTCGCCGCTCTCTTCCCTTCAGTGATGGAGAGGCTGTCGAATGCTTTGATGCAGACTTTCCCCTGCAGCGGGGCTGGGACTTGCTAGGAGATGGAAGCCTGCTTGCTGTCATGCTGCCTGGACATGCGGCGGGCATGATCGGGCTATTCGTCTCCGATACGCAGCACGATTATCTGCTGTGTGCGGATGCGGTGTGGTCCAGCCGCGCTTACCGGGAGCAGCGTCTGCCGCATCCGCTCGCAGGCCTGATCATGTCCAGTCGCAGGGACTATCAGCGCAGCTTCGCGCTGCTGACGGAGCTGCATCAGCGTTATCCACGGCTGCGCATTGTGCCTAGCCATTGCCGCGAGGCACTGGCGGCCTGGGGATCGGAGCAGAGCGAATGA